GTATCCCGGAGGTGCTCCAAGCAGGCGCGCCACCGCATTGCGCTCCATGAACTCGCTCATGTCGAGACGCACCATCGCCTCGTCTTCATCGAACAACTGGTCTGCGAGAGCTTTGGCCAACTCCGTTTTGCCAACGCCGGTGGGGCCCAGAAACAGGAACGACCCCACAGGCCGGCGGGGATCTTTCATGCCGGCACGAGCACGACGGATGGCCGCTGCCACTGCCTGCACCGCATCCAGCTGACCGATCACCCGATCACCGAGCCGCTGATCCAGTTCCAGCAGTTTCTGCCGCTCTCCGGCGAGCAGTCGTTGAATCGGAATTCCGGTCCAGCGAGCGACCACATCGGCGATGTCTTCCGCTTCCACCTGCTCACGCAGTAAGGACGTGCCTTTGGCCTGATCCTGCGCGAGGGCCTCCTCAAGATCACTGCGTCGCTGTTGGAGACGGTGCAACTGGTCGTATTGCAGGCGGGCCGCTTCCTCCAGATCGCCCTGACGCTCCGCCTCGGCGATGGCATGGCGCAGGTCTTCGTCCTCCTGGAGAAGTTGACGCAACTCCTGCAGCTGTTCCCGCTCAGCCTGCCAGCGCTCACGCAGCTGCGTGAGTTGGGCCGAGGCTTCGAGTCGCTGCCGCTGCAGCTGCACCCGTTCCGCTTCCGGGGCCTGCTCAGCTGCAAGCACCGCCATCTCCACCCGGCGCAGATCCATCTCAGCGTCCTCCACCACTTGCGGTTTGGAGGTCACGTCCATCTTGAGCTGCGCCGCCGCCTCATCAATCAGATCAATGGCCTTGTCAGGCAGGCAGCGATCGCTGATGTAGCGATCCGCCAGGCGAGCCGCAGCCGTCACCGCAGCGTCCGTGATCGTCACGCCGTGATGCAGCTCATAGCGCTCCTTCACGCCGCGCAGGATCTCCACACTGAGATCGATGGAGGGCTCTGTGATCGGCACCTGCTGAAAACGTCGGTTCAGAGCGGGGTCCTTTTCAACGGTGCGGCGGTAGTCCTCAGGGGTGGTGGCCGCAATGCAGCGCAAGTCACCTTGGGCCAGCGCCGGCTTCAGCAGACTGCCGGCATCGGCACTGGAGCGGTCGCTGTTCACCACGGTGTGCAGCTCATCGATGAACAGCACCACACCCGCTTCCGGATCGCTCACCTCCTGCAACACCTCGCGCAGGCGTTCCTCGAACTGACCGCGGAACTTGGCACCAGCGATCAACGCACCAGCATCGAGAGCCACCAGCCGCAAACCCTGCAGTGATTCCGGCACCTCGCCGGCAACAATCCGTTGGGCCAACAGTTCAGCAATTGCAGTTTTGCCCACCCCTGGAGCGCCGATCAGCACCGGATTGTTTTTGCCACGACGGGACAACACCTTGATCAGGCTGCGGATTTCGGCATCGCGACCGACCACGGGGTCCAGCCGTCCCGCTGCCGCTGCGGCGGTGAGGTCCCGGCCATAGCGATCCAATGCCGTTGGTTCCGGCTCAGGAACGGGCTCAAGCTCCAAGTCATCGGTTGGCGCGAAGCGTTCGCTCCCCCCTGGAGCCGAATCAAAGGTGGCGGAGACCGGAGGTGGCTCCTCGGCTGGGGGCGGCATCGAGGAAGACAACGAGACGGGCGCCGCAGTGCGTGCCACAGACTCAGGCTCAGGGACACGCGGTGCGGCTGGCGGCGTCGGGCGACGCAGCTCAGCCTCAAGCCGATCGGCGGGCAAGCCAAAACGCGCGAAAAGGTCCGCCCCAATGCGCGGATCGCGTCCGATAGCGATCAGGAGATGCGACAACGCAATCAAGCGCGACCCCCAAAGGCCGCGAACCCGGTCAGCCTCTTCAAGAAGGGTTTCCAGGTCTTCACCGACGAACAGCTCATCGGCGCGCGCCATCGGTTGTTGAGCCAGAAACCCCTCGAGTTGATCGAGCAGCTGATCGCGTGGCAAGGCCAGGGGATCGACCTCCGCCTGAAAGCGTGGATCGGTGAACAGCGCCTGAATGAGGTGCTCCACATCCAGGTCGCCATGACGCCACCGACGGGCGCAGTCCTGAGCGCAGAGCAGAAGCTCCCATGCGTCATCACTGAAGCGATCGGGCTCCACCGTGAGACTGGCAGGAGGCTGGGGCATCACACCGAAATCAGACGTCATCGCAGTCGGCCTCACTCAGACGGACGCCGAACGGGAGGACAGCGCGATTAGTTCCACCTTGTATCCATCAGGGTCTTCCACGAACGCAATCACCGTGCTGCCGTGCTTCATCGGACCGGGCTCCCTCACCACCCGGCCTCCCTTGCCGGCGATGCCAGCACAGGTGGAATAGATGTCTTCCACCCCAAGGGCGATATGGCCATAACCATCGCCGAGCTCGTAGCTCTGCGTATCCCAGTTGTGGGTGAGCTCAAGCACGGTGTTGTCCTTTTCATCCCCATAGCCAACGAACGCCAGGGTGAAACGACCTGATGGGTAGTCCTTGCGGCGTAGCAACTGCATGCCCAGCACGTCTGTGTAAAACGCCAGAGAACGGTCCAGATCACCCACCCGGAGCATGGTGTGGAGCATGCGCATGATCTGGACTTATCGCTGCTACCAGCATGGTGCATCCGGTTTATTCATGCCCAACCACAGGGGGACGGTTGGCGTTGGTGCAGACCGACACAGTGCCGGGAGGCAGGGCGACTCATAGGATCCCCGGGTCTTCGATCCACATCACGTGTTCGATTCCCTCGATCTCGTCATCGACACCATCGTGGCCCGTGAGGTGCTCGACTCCCGCGGCAATCCCACAGTGGAAGCTGAGGTTCTGCTCGAAGGTGGTGCCAGCGGACGCGCCATCGTCCCCAGTGGTGCCAGCACCGGAGCCCATGAGGCCCACGAGCTGCGTGACGGCGGTGATCGCTACATGGGCAAGGGTGTGACCCAGGCGGTGAATCACATCGAAGAGCGGATCGCTCCGGCCCTTTGCGGCCTCTCCGCTCTCGATCAGGCCGCGGTTGATGCCGCCATGCTCGAGCTGGATGGCAGCGACAACAAGTCCAACCTCGGAGCCAACGCCATCCTCGCGGTGAGCATGGCCAATGCCCGCGCCGCCGCTAACGGCCTTGGCCTTCCTCTTTACCGCTATCTGGGAGGACCGATGGCATCGCTGCTGCCGGTGCCGCTGATGAATGTGATCAACGGTGGCGCTCATGCCGCCAACAGCCTGGACTTCCAGGAATTCATGCTGGTGCCTCACGGCGCTCCCAGCTTCCGTGAAGCCCTGCGTATGGGCACCGAGGTGTTCCACACGTTGAAGAAGCTGCTCAGCGATAAAGGCATGAGCACCGCCGTGGGTGATGAAGGGGGATTCGCTCCTGACCTGGGCAATGTGGAAGCCGGCGAAATCCTGGTGGAAGCCATCACCAAGGCGGGTTACAAGCCTGGTGAACAGATCTCCCTGGCACTCGATGTCGCCAGCACCGAATTCTTCGAGAACGGCCGCTACGCCTTCGATGGCGGCAGCTATGACAGCGCCGAGATGGTCGGGCAGCTGGAGCAGCTGGTGGAGAAGTTCCCGATCGTGTCCATCGAAGATGGCCTCGCAGAGGACGATTGGGAAGGTTGGAAACTGCTGACCGAGCGCCTAGGCAGCAAGGTGCAACTGGTGGGTGACGACCTGTTCGTCACCAACACCAAGCGCCTGCAGCAGGGAATCGACAGCGCCACTGCCAACTCGATCCTGATCAAGGTGAACCAGATCGGTTCGCTCACTGAAACCCTGCAGGCCATCGATCTGGCTGGCCGCTCCGGCTACACCAGCGTGATCAGCCATCGCAGCGGCGAAACCGAAGACACCACCATCGCGGATCTGTCGGTCGCCACCCGTGCCGGGCAAATCAAGACCGGATCCCTGAGCCGCAGTGAGCGGGTGGCCAAATACAACCAGCTGCTGCGCATCGAGGACGAGCTGGGCAGCCAGGCGGTGTACGCCGGTGCTGTCGGCCAGGGCCCCCGCGGCAAGGCCTGACCGTTCACCCTTTCAAGTCAGTTCAATCGATCCACCCAAACCTCCGAAGCATCGGCACCTTGGGTGGATTTTTTATGGCTGGAATCTCAACAGCAGTCAACGTTGCTGAGATGACAGCGATTCCAGGCGAGCGTCCTTACGCAACTTGACCTGAAGCTTGAGCCATCCCATGCCCACCGGCACCGCAGCTCCCAGGGGCAGCAACGCCCAGAGAGGGCGGGCACTGGCTCCCATCAAGGCCGCCGCCACAGCCAGGCCACCGAGCAACACGGACTGACCAATGGAGTGCTGCGCCGTGACCATCCGCCGGAACTGGCGGTCGGATTCGCCCATCCGGATCTGCAGTTGCAGATCGCCTTGCTCAAGCCGTTCAAGACTTTCATCCAAACGGCGCGGAATCCCAACCGCCCGGGAACTCAAGGCACCGACCTGACGGCCGAGTTCATTGAACAGATCACTGGAGCCGGATCCACTGGATGTCATCAGAGGCAGCAGATAGGGCTTGGCGATACCCACCAGGGTAAATCCAGGATCCAGGCTGCGACCGACGCCTTCAAAAGTGGACAGGGCCCGCATCACAAAAATCAGCTCCACGGGCAGCCGGAAAGGCTGGCCGTAAACGAGCTCGTACAAATCGGTGGACAACTTGTCGATGACCGAGGCACTGAAGGGAGGCGTCAGCGCGTCTTTGAGCATCAAGCGCACCAGCCGACGCACCGGACCGGGGTCAACATCCGCAGCAATCACGCCGGCAGCCTGCATCTCCTCCACCAGCAGGGCAGCATCACGCGCCGCCGCTGCACTCACCATGGAGCCGAGCCGGCGACGCAGGCGCTCAGACAACTGCCCCATCATCCCGAAGTCGTAATAGATCAGGGCACCATCGCTGGCCACAGCGAGATTGCCGGGATGCGGGTCAGCGTGGAAAAAGCCGTAGCGAACCAATTGCTGCAGATAACTGGCCGCTCCGATCTCAGCCACTTCAGACGGATCAATTCCCGCCTCCAACAAAGCCGGACGATCGTTGATCTTGATACCAGGCAAATAGTCGAGACACAACACCCGACGGGTGCTGAGCTCCCAGATCACTCCAGGAACCCGGATACGGGACTCATCCAGAAACTGCTGACGGAAGCGGGCGGCATGCTGCGCTTCAAGACGGAAATCAAGCTCACGCAGCAGTACCCGCCGACATTCCTGGGCAATGGCCACCCAGTCACGTCCTCGCCCCCACTGGGGATGGCGTTGCAGCACTGCCGCCACCTGTTGCATCACCTCAAGATCAAGGCGGAACAGCACCTCAAGCCCAGGGCGCTGAATTTTGAGCACCACCTGGCGTCCGCTGCGCAGGCTGGCGCGATGCACCTGCGCGAGGGAAGCCGCCCCGAGTGGCTGCTCATCCAAATCGATAATCTCGGCGCAGCGGGCACCAAGCTCTTCCTCCAGCAAGGCCTGCGCCTGATCGAAGGGGAAGGAGGGAACGTTGTCCTGCAGGTCGGCCAGTTCAGCGACCCAGCCAGCTGGCAGGACATCGGGCCGAGCCGACAGCAGCTGCCCAAGCTTGATGAAGGCAGAACCCAGATGCAGCAGCTCCGCCGTCAACCAGCGGGCCCTCTGCTGCTGACGGGTCTGACGCCGCTCCGGCGTCATGCCACCGGGATAGCTCCAGCTGCGACTGTCCCACCACAACAGCACCACCAGGACCAGGACCGACCGCCAGATCCGCAACGCCCTCAGGCCCCTGCGCCAGGGGAGAGCGCGAGCCCGCCAACGGTTCAAGGTCGCTCCTCCAGTCGCATGCTGAGTTCAGCGACCTGCGCACGCAAGCGATCGATGCGTTGCTGAAGCGGCTCGTGTGACTCCGGGTCGCTTGCCTGTTCTGATGCCGACCCCGAGTCACGGGTCTGTTGCAAGCGTTCGGCCTCAGCCTTCACTTCCTCCTGAAACAGATCCCATTCCTGACGGATGCGATCGGGAGCGTCCTGAACCGCCACAGCAACACCTGCGGCCGCATCGGCCACGCCTTCGCCGACGCGGGCAATGAGGCGATTCATGGCCGCTCTGAACAGGGCGTCCGGGGGAGTCATGGCCATTGATTCAGTCATGAAACTGTGGCAGATCCCAAGGCGCTCACGTGACCTGCATCAAGGGGTTGGTGGCGCAATCGGCGGAGCAAGAAAGTTCTGCGAATCAAACGTGGGTTGCGGTGTGCTGACGGGTTCGGACACGGGCAACACCTCTGATGGCCCTGAGTCCGCTTGAACCGGAGCCTCCATCACAGGAGTCGTCGGGAAGCCAGCATCTGTCTCCTGCACTGCAGGTTCGAGCGTTGGAGAGAGCGGAGT
This region of Synechococcus sp. NOUM97013 genomic DNA includes:
- a CDS encoding AarF/ABC1/UbiB kinase family protein, yielding MNRWRARALPWRRGLRALRIWRSVLVLVVLLWWDSRSWSYPGGMTPERRQTRQQQRARWLTAELLHLGSAFIKLGQLLSARPDVLPAGWVAELADLQDNVPSFPFDQAQALLEEELGARCAEIIDLDEQPLGAASLAQVHRASLRSGRQVVLKIQRPGLEVLFRLDLEVMQQVAAVLQRHPQWGRGRDWVAIAQECRRVLLRELDFRLEAQHAARFRQQFLDESRIRVPGVIWELSTRRVLCLDYLPGIKINDRPALLEAGIDPSEVAEIGAASYLQQLVRYGFFHADPHPGNLAVASDGALIYYDFGMMGQLSERLRRRLGSMVSAAAARDAALLVEEMQAAGVIAADVDPGPVRRLVRLMLKDALTPPFSASVIDKLSTDLYELVYGQPFRLPVELIFVMRALSTFEGVGRSLDPGFTLVGIAKPYLLPLMTSSGSGSSDLFNELGRQVGALSSRAVGIPRRLDESLERLEQGDLQLQIRMGESDRQFRRMVTAQHSIGQSVLLGGLAVAAALMGASARPLWALLPLGAAVPVGMGWLKLQVKLRKDARLESLSSQQR
- the gloA gene encoding lactoylglutathione lyase; amino-acid sequence: MRMLHTMLRVGDLDRSLAFYTDVLGMQLLRRKDYPSGRFTLAFVGYGDEKDNTVLELTHNWDTQSYELGDGYGHIALGVEDIYSTCAGIAGKGGRVVREPGPMKHGSTVIAFVEDPDGYKVELIALSSRSASV
- the eno gene encoding phosphopyruvate hydratase → MFDSLDLVIDTIVAREVLDSRGNPTVEAEVLLEGGASGRAIVPSGASTGAHEAHELRDGGDRYMGKGVTQAVNHIEERIAPALCGLSALDQAAVDAAMLELDGSDNKSNLGANAILAVSMANARAAANGLGLPLYRYLGGPMASLLPVPLMNVINGGAHAANSLDFQEFMLVPHGAPSFREALRMGTEVFHTLKKLLSDKGMSTAVGDEGGFAPDLGNVEAGEILVEAITKAGYKPGEQISLALDVASTEFFENGRYAFDGGSYDSAEMVGQLEQLVEKFPIVSIEDGLAEDDWEGWKLLTERLGSKVQLVGDDLFVTNTKRLQQGIDSATANSILIKVNQIGSLTETLQAIDLAGRSGYTSVISHRSGETEDTTIADLSVATRAGQIKTGSLSRSERVAKYNQLLRIEDELGSQAVYAGAVGQGPRGKA
- a CDS encoding ATP-dependent Clp protease ATP-binding subunit, with the translated sequence MTSDFGVMPQPPASLTVEPDRFSDDAWELLLCAQDCARRWRHGDLDVEHLIQALFTDPRFQAEVDPLALPRDQLLDQLEGFLAQQPMARADELFVGEDLETLLEEADRVRGLWGSRLIALSHLLIAIGRDPRIGADLFARFGLPADRLEAELRRPTPPAAPRVPEPESVARTAAPVSLSSSMPPPAEEPPPVSATFDSAPGGSERFAPTDDLELEPVPEPEPTALDRYGRDLTAAAAAGRLDPVVGRDAEIRSLIKVLSRRGKNNPVLIGAPGVGKTAIAELLAQRIVAGEVPESLQGLRLVALDAGALIAGAKFRGQFEERLREVLQEVSDPEAGVVLFIDELHTVVNSDRSSADAGSLLKPALAQGDLRCIAATTPEDYRRTVEKDPALNRRFQQVPITEPSIDLSVEILRGVKERYELHHGVTITDAAVTAAARLADRYISDRCLPDKAIDLIDEAAAQLKMDVTSKPQVVEDAEMDLRRVEMAVLAAEQAPEAERVQLQRQRLEASAQLTQLRERWQAEREQLQELRQLLQEDEDLRHAIAEAERQGDLEEAARLQYDQLHRLQQRRSDLEEALAQDQAKGTSLLREQVEAEDIADVVARWTGIPIQRLLAGERQKLLELDQRLGDRVIGQLDAVQAVAAAIRRARAGMKDPRRPVGSFLFLGPTGVGKTELAKALADQLFDEDEAMVRLDMSEFMERNAVARLLGAPPGYVGYEEGGQLTEAVRRRPYALLLLDEVEKAHPDVFNVLLQVLDDGRLSDSQGRTVDFRHTVVVMTSNLASRAILDSARQAQSGEAQVDDSALETAVDEALGRHFRPEFLNRIDEVIRFKPLGLQDLSRIVRLQLADLAKLLCEQGLELRVDDSVIEALVTQGHEPEYGARPLRRVLRRRLENPLATELLEERFSGAQAVRVLAGSDPSEPFRFEPE